The following coding sequences are from one Candidatus Babeliales bacterium window:
- a CDS encoding prepilin-type N-terminal cleavage/methylation domain-containing protein has protein sequence MSKKQGFSLLELMVVVAIVALLSMIATPSFMRYLAKAKRAEAFMNLGSLYTAEKVYWAEHGIFTDKLCGSCGAGWKPEGYSGGGEKERFYYSYGFCHGKEGEQFFTGKLGAHLSEIKQSRLNPQSF, from the coding sequence ATGAGTAAGAAGCAAGGCTTTTCTCTATTGGAGCTCATGGTCGTTGTTGCTATTGTTGCACTTCTTTCTATGATTGCCACACCGAGTTTTATGCGCTACTTGGCAAAGGCAAAACGTGCCGAGGCTTTTATGAATCTTGGTTCATTGTATACAGCAGAAAAAGTTTACTGGGCCGAACACGGTATATTTACGGATAAACTGTGCGGTTCATGTGGGGCCGGGTGGAAGCCTGAGGGCTATTCAGGTGGTGGTGAAAAGGAGCGATTTTACTATTCTTATGGTTTTTGTCATGGTAAAGAGGGTGAACAGTTTTTTACGGGAAAGCTTGGTGCTCATCTGTCTGAAATTAAACAAAGTAGACTCAATCCACAAAGTTTTTT
- a CDS encoding L-threonylcarbamoyladenylate synthase, giving the protein MNSKMLHWNNVRDWQTVASLLKQDKVLVGASDTVIGLLAPVTKKGFERLNHIKQRSGKPYLILVDSPKQAYAFARPHLPRSVQALIDRAWPGPVTLIIPAHDSLESFITSDLHAVAVRIPNHEGLRAVAKHFRGLFSTSANRAGDFVPTQIKDLNPEIVQEAAALIDGPIGDAFKKPSTILDCSGSKIKVVRQGAYPIEELEKIAGVMFVG; this is encoded by the coding sequence ATGAATAGCAAAATGTTGCATTGGAATAATGTTCGTGATTGGCAGACAGTTGCGTCGTTGCTCAAACAAGATAAGGTGCTTGTTGGCGCATCTGATACTGTCATTGGATTGCTTGCGCCGGTAACAAAAAAAGGATTTGAACGTTTAAACCATATTAAGCAGCGATCTGGAAAGCCATATCTTATTCTTGTTGATTCTCCAAAGCAAGCATACGCATTTGCTCGTCCACATTTGCCTCGATCGGTCCAGGCGTTGATTGATCGTGCATGGCCTGGTCCGGTAACATTGATTATTCCTGCACATGACAGTTTAGAGTCATTTATTACAAGTGATTTGCATGCGGTTGCTGTTCGGATTCCTAATCATGAAGGTCTTCGTGCGGTTGCGAAACATTTTAGAGGGTTATTTTCTACTAGTGCAAATAGGGCAGGTGATTTTGTTCCGACACAGATAAAAGACCTTAATCCTGAAATAGTGCAGGAAGCTGCGGCATTAATAGATGGGCCAATTGGTGATGCTTTTAAGAAGCCTTCAACAATTCTTGACTGTAGCGGTTCAAAGATCAAAGTTGTTAGGCAAGGAGCATATCCGATTGAAGAGTTAGAAAAAATTGCGGGGGTTATGTTTGTAGGGTGA
- a CDS encoding F0F1 ATP synthase subunit A — translation MEGLQILTYNRWYPLRFLGFTDPFWSVHEETILATWIVLGILLFTSILIHIGVKKNHPYLRYLAMEYVRFFKGTYTEATGLYNYNNIVFLIALFSFIMLCNIAAAFIPWIEEPTSDVNTTLAFGITSFLYVQGASITAIGIRAYVKEYFTPVFLFPLHVVGKLVTIVSLSFRLFGNIFGGSVITKIYNAMKLNSFIGEMIGMMIGTNLVVTYFFGIFEGLIQAYVFCTLTLTYLAMGVQHNDESSGETV, via the coding sequence ATGGAAGGTCTTCAGATCCTAACATATAATCGCTGGTACCCACTTAGATTTCTTGGGTTTACCGATCCTTTTTGGAGCGTACACGAAGAGACCATCCTGGCAACATGGATCGTGCTTGGCATCTTACTATTCACAAGTATCCTTATTCATATAGGCGTTAAAAAGAATCATCCTTATCTACGTTACCTAGCTATGGAGTACGTACGTTTCTTCAAAGGAACCTACACTGAAGCGACCGGGCTATATAACTATAACAATATCGTTTTTTTGATTGCGTTATTTAGCTTTATCATGCTATGTAACATTGCCGCCGCATTCATTCCGTGGATTGAAGAGCCTACAAGCGATGTCAATACAACGCTTGCATTTGGCATTACATCATTCTTATATGTGCAAGGCGCAAGTATTACAGCTATCGGCATTCGAGCCTATGTTAAAGAGTACTTCACTCCGGTCTTTCTTTTTCCGCTACATGTCGTTGGTAAACTGGTTACGATTGTTTCACTATCATTTCGTTTATTCGGTAACATTTTTGGAGGCTCTGTCATTACAAAGATTTATAATGCCATGAAGCTTAATTCCTTTATTGGTGAAATGATCGGTATGATGATCGGAACAAACCTTGTAGTAACTTACTTTTTTGGTATCTTCGAGGGGCTCATTCAGGCATATGTCTTTTGTACGCTTACATTGACGTATCTTGCTATGGGCGTACAGCACAATGATGAATCCTCCGGAGAGACTGTATGA